DNA sequence from the Verrucomicrobiota bacterium genome:
GAGCGATGCACGGGCTTTGCCGTTCGGTCGTGAACAACATGGTCAAGGGCGTCACGGAGGGATTCGTGAAGCGACTCGAGATTCACGGGGTCGGGTTCAAGGCGGCGTTGACGGGGAACATCCTGAATCTGAGCCTTGGGTATTCGCATCCGATCAATTACACGGTGCCGCCGCAGATCAAGGTGACGGTGGAGGAGAATACGAAGATCACCGTGGAAGGGCCGGACCGGCAGGTGGTGGGCCAGGTGGCGGCGCACATCCGGAGCTTCTACCCGCCGGAGCCTTACAAGGGCAAAGGGGTGCGTTACACAGATGAGCGCATCATCCGGAAGGAAGGCAAGACGGTGCAATAAGTGACGACCCCCGGTCGGCGGTCGCTGACCGGGACTTGGAATTTGAACTTCGGATGCCATGAGAATTGAAAAGAAAAACGCGCTGCGGCAGAAACGCCGCTGGAGGATTCGCAAGCTGGTGATCGGCACGGCGGCGCGTCCCCGGATGAGCGTGCGGTTCACCGGGCAGCACATTTATGTGCAGTTCGTGGATGACGCGACAGGCACGACGCTGGCGAGCACGTCGACACGCGCGAAGTCGATGCCGGACCGCGAGACTCTGGCGGCGAATGTGAAAAGCGCGGTGCGCATCGGCAAGGCGGCTGCGGAGGCTGCGCTTGCGTCGGGCATCACAACGGTCGTGTTCGACCGGAGCGGCGCCCCGTTCCACGGCAAGGTGAAGGCGCTCGCGGATGCGGCGCGCGAGGCCGGCCTGAAATTCTAACCCCGAGGATTACGTGAGCGACAC
Encoded proteins:
- a CDS encoding 50S ribosomal protein L6, producing the protein MSRIGKQPIVIPAKVKVEVAGDSVQVEGPKGRLQFKLPPHTRLGVAEGRVVVSRDGDEAEARAMHGLCRSVVNNMVKGVTEGFVKRLEIHGVGFKAALTGNILNLSLGYSHPINYTVPPQIKVTVEENTKITVEGPDRQVVGQVAAHIRSFYPPEPYKGKGVRYTDERIIRKEGKTVQ
- a CDS encoding 50S ribosomal protein L18, encoding MRIEKKNALRQKRRWRIRKLVIGTAARPRMSVRFTGQHIYVQFVDDATGTTLASTSTRAKSMPDRETLAANVKSAVRIGKAAAEAALASGITTVVFDRSGAPFHGKVKALADAAREAGLKF